Below is a window of Desmonostoc muscorum LEGE 12446 DNA.
ACCGTGGATGAGCAGGATGGCTAAGAATAAACTGTATACACCCACGCTGAACAATGGATGGTTGAGAATCTGCAAGACTACTCCGGGTATAAGCTCACCTTTGCGCCGACTAGAAACCAATAATAAAACTGGGAAAATACCACCAACAAGAGAGTTGCCAAGTATACCGGCAAAGGCGAGGATATTGGTAAAGGATTGGACACCAGCTAGGAAAAGCCACTCTGTCAACAGAAAAACTAACAGTAACGGGCTGATGGATAAGAAGAAGCGACGTTGGTTGAGCAAGGTTGTCCAAAATTTTCTCGTCTGACTCTGATGCTCAAAAGCAAAATTTCCGGCATCAGCTTTCAAGCCTCCTTCATAAACTAAGAGCATGGGTGAAATGACTTGTAGACAAGCTCTATCGTGGTTAGCTGACTTGACCTCTAGAGCCAAGCGGGTATCCCACTTGCGTAAGTCGGGGAATTCATTGCATAGCTCTTTAATGTCCCAATGTTCAGCAATTGCAATTTCTACAGAGTCAACTTTGCCGCTTAACTGAATATCTACACGAAACTTAGATTTAGTGTTTTCTTGTCCCAAGTAGGTTAAACCAATATGGGGAATCTGGCTAGATTCTCCAGAGGGATGTAATATTAACATTCCTTGCTGGCGAGGTAAGCTTAATAGAGATTTCGGTCGGGGTGGCAACCACTCTTTAGCTAAGTTGACTAGGAGACTGGAACTACGTAGCCAAGCCATTCCCAAAAGTAGGGTGACTAAAACTGCACCCAAAACTGTGACGATGGAACCTACTTCTCGTGCTAGTGGTTCTAAAGCGGTGCCTGATTGTCCTGCTAGCAATTGGGGGGCGATCGCTCCATTGACTGCTAACACCCAAATGCAAAACAATATAGTCAAAAAAGCAGTTCCCGCGATGCTACCCCAAATCAAGGAGGTGGCGCTAGAGTCACGCGGAAGTATGAGTTTGCCACATTCGCCTACATACACATGGCCAAAGTAAAGCATCAGGCTGACACCGAAAATCCTCTGTAGTATCCCCGGCTGGAAATGACCATCAACAAAGGATAAGTTTACATATAATAAATTTTCTAGTTGAACATGACCCAATGCCAGCAGTGAAAGGATCAGCAGCAAACTTACGTTGACTACTGCCAAAAATACCATTAAGGCAACGGTGAAGTTCAAAGATTTACGCGATCGCAAATACAATCCTGCACCAAAGAGCAATGCTGCCCATAATGCTGCCGGTATGGGTGTAAAGCTGGCCATAGTGACCGACAAACCAATATAACAAGCTAATGCAATCAGAAAAACTCGGATACCAACTGCAATAGAAAGTATAAATGAACCTGCATTTCCTAAATAATTAGAGACTAATTGTTTGATAAAAGAATTCCCATAACGGAAGTCACCACTGCGCCCAACGGCTTCTGCCATACAAGCCATCGTCAGGATGTTGATAGTACCGATAATCAGCAAAAAGGCAATGGTAACTAATGGCCCAACATCAGCGACAGCAATGGGTAAGGCTAAAAACGCTTGGGGAAGACCTAACGCAACGGTGAGGATCGAGGCTAGCCAGAAGGGTGGCAGAGATTCCAAACTTTGGGCGATCGCTGCACTCATCCAGCGCCACTGTTCAATGAGTGGCAATTGGGATGCAAAAATAGTCAACAGTTGTTTTCTGTAAAAGCGGGAATAAGCCACCTGTACGGTTTTTTCATCCAAACCCAAAGCGGCGCGGATGTGAGGCACTGTTTTCTCAGTGAAAGTGTATTTCTGTCCCAAAGCATGGGCGATCGCAGCTTTCAGTTTGGGGTTTTCTGGTACTAGGGATGCCCACTGACTGGCGTAGCGTTCTAAGTGCTGAATAGTGGGGTGGAGTGGTGGGGCATTTCCTAAAGCAAAGGCTTCTAAGAAAGCTAAATCGCGCTCATTGGTGGCTTGCTCTGTTAAGGAAAATTCCACCAGCGATCGCGCCACTATTTGCGCCGTCCGACTCTCGATCAAAAACAGTAGCGTATTCGCTCGTCTCGCAGGTAAACCCGCCAGCACTTCCTCCCGTGATATCAGTTCGTCGTCGGATGACATGATTTATACCTCAGTATTTAGCGATCGCTCTTTCAAAGATTGGACTTTACTCTGCAATCTCTGGTAATACTCCGTCTCAGTTTCACTAATAGTTACTGGGGAGCAATGCGATTTTGTGAGATGACCCCACCTGGAGAGCGATCGCTAATAAACTCTTACGTATATATTTAGTATTTTATACAAAAGTTGCAGCAATATTGCTTAGAAGATACAACCTGCTACCAAAAACAAAGTTTCTGTACATTGTTGCTACTAGAAAAAAAGGTAAAATTTCCTTTCAGGAATAGTTTTGAAATAGGAAGTATCTACCTTTATGAAAAAAAATATATCTGCAAATTTAAATTTTGCCGATTCATTATCAGATTTTCAAAAGGATGTGACTAACCTTTTAGATTTGAAAAATATCGAGGAGTGGTCTGGAAAAATAGTTAAAGAAAGAGAAGAAAAAATTAGACAGGCTGCCTTAGTTTTAGCGGGTCAATGTATCGCCATATTATTGCATAAGCTTTCTCAATCAGAGTCGGCTCATCAAACAGCAATTAATCAAACCAAAGGATGGTGGCATACCGACACACAAAGACACGGTTATACGAAGAGGGAAATATTAACAGTAGGTAATGTTGTAGTAAATCTTAAATTACCATACGTTGTTCAAAAAAGAGAAAAGAAAGCGAAGAATAAATCTACTAATGTTGGATTCTGCCCCTTGCTAAAATGGTTAGGAATGTCAGAAGGCTTGACCCCATTAGTTTGGTCAGATATTACAAAATATGGTGCCATAGCTAGTTCTTTTGAAGCCGCACATACAATCCTGGGTGATTGGGGAATTAATATTAGTCTTAAACGAATTGAACGATTGACATATAAATTTGGTCAAATCAGCATTGATTTACGTCAAACTAAAATATCTAACTTGCAACAAGGTAAATTACCTGGTGGGAATATACTTAAAGACCAGAGAGTTGTGATTGCTGTAGATGGTGGCAGGAGTAGAATTAGGATTAATAAAAAAGGTAGAAAAAATCTCAAAACAAACAAGCACGGCTTTACAGGGGAATGGGTTGAGCCAAAATTATTAACAATTTATGTGGTTGATGAACAGGGTAAAAAAGTTAAAAATGGCGAAATAAACATTGTAAATGATGGCACTTATGAAGACTATAAAGGCTTTTTGCCAATTTTAGAAATGCATCTGATTAGTTTGGGAATTAGTCAAGCAAAACAAGTTTTATTAGTTGCTGACGGTGCTGAATGGATTTGGAAGCATATTCCCCCTCTTTTAAAGAAATTGAAATCTCCCGATGCGACTTATCAATTATTTGATTTTTACCATGTTACTGAACGGCTACAGAAATTTGCTGATGTAGCGTTTAGTGATGATAAGGAGCGGAATAATTGGTTTAAAAAAGCACGGAGAACTTTAAAAAAAAGTAATGCCATGACCATAATTAGGCAGATGGATGAATTTATATCTGAAGCTACGGGAGAGCGTTGTAAAACTATGGTCACACAGAGAAATTACCTTTTACGTGCCTATCGTGAAAGGCGTTTAAATTACGCTAAGATACTAGACCAAAAACTACCAATAGGTAGTGGAGCAATTGAGAGTTTAATTCGTCAAGTTGTCAACTTAAGAATCAAGGGTAACAGTAAATTTTGGTTGAAAGAAAATGCAGAAATTATCTTACATCTGCGTTGTCAATGGATGGCTGGAAGTTGGGATAATTTTTGTGGTTCTATCTTTAATTCTTTTATCAAACCCCAAGCTGCTTGATAAATTTTATACTTTAATCTTGCCTTTAATTTACTTTTTGACATAATTCATACTAAGTATGAAAGGCTGATTGCAGATATTTTTATAAAAAATCGTCAAATGACTTGCTATTAATCTTTTTGAGATATTTCATCAAGATGAATTTTTGTGCAAACCAGTATTTTATTTGCAAATAAAATCACCTTGTACCTAAATATAATTTTTAGCGATGGCTACGCCCGCCGCAGGCATCGCTTGTTTTTGACCAGACCTCACAAAATCGCATTGCTCCCTAGTTACTGTCTGTTCTCTCAGCTTTTGGATTTTCATTTGTAACTGCTGAAAGTGCTCATTTTCCGTAATTTCCGCAACGTGGTTAGCTCTTTTGGTTTCGTCAATTTCAATGCGAAGTTCTTGGACTTGCATTTTCAACTTTTGGTCTCGCATTCTGACTTGTTCAGCCATCTTCAAAAAAACACGCACCAATTGGCCGATATCATCTTGGCTATGAGTTGATTTCGCCAAATTCTGATGCAGTTCCAATACATGAGAATCAAAGTCATCATGTTCTAGTGCTTGAGCTGCTTCTGTGAGGGCATGAATCGGTCGAGAAATTCTTCTGGCTAAGAGTAGCGCCATTATCGCTGTGATACCGCCCACAACTACCACACTGCTACCGTGCAGCCAAATCAGACGGTTCAAGGGTGCAGCAAACTGTTCCTTGGGTTGGCTGATTCCTAACACCCAAGGTTGTTCTGCTAAAGGTGCAAAACCGACTATTCGGGGCATCTCTTGGGGTGGAAAGCGATAGGTTGCGTGACCTATTTGTTTGGCTTTCACCATCACTTTTAACTCTGCAATGTTTAAGCTCTGAATCTGCGCCAGTCCATAACGTCTATCGGCGGCAATCTGCTTTAAAATATCGGGGGGCAGAGGGATGAGGCCATGGTACAGCAGAGATTGATCGGTATGACTGATGATTACCCCCTGTTGGTCAATTAAAAATGCGTTGCTTTGGGAGCCTACTTGCAACGTATTGACCATCGCCCAAATATCTGCTCCCCTGATTTTGAGTACTAATACTCCGACGATTTCACCACTAGGCGATCGCACTGGGTGAGAGAGAAACATTCCTGGTCGTTTCGTCGTTTTACCCACCAGAATACTAGATATATAAGAGTTACCCTGGATGCTAGAGCGGAAATACTCACGGAAAGCGTAATTTTGACCAAGAAATGTGGGATCGGTCGCTGCAACAGCACGCCCCTGTTTATCCATGATAAAAATAGCATCAAAGTCTGGATTAGAGCGGAAGACATTTTCTAGGGCTTGTTGCATATCATTACGCAAGCCTGCTCGTTCTCCAGAGGAAGTAGCAGCGAGGAAATTTACCACATTGCGATCGCTACTAACTTGAACCACAATCCGCTGAATATCAATAATTAATTGGTCAAGGCGACTAGCAACACTAGTAGCTAATAGTTCTAACTTGCGGTATTCTCCAGCCTCTACACTATCTAAGCTTTGTCGCAGATTGTAATAGGAAATGAAGCTCATCGGTATCAGCGCCGCCGCAACCAATGCCGCCGAAATCTTAGCAGCGATCGGCCAAGCTGGAGGGTAAAAAAAGCGATGAAAATGCTTCATTTTAAAATCTAATACCTGTTGAGCTAAAATTTTTTTACATAACCGTATAAATAGGAAGCTTTAATCCCAAAATTTTTTACTGCTTCTCATCTTTAGCAGCTTAGAAAAGGTAACTAACTACTTCAATGCACAATCTTTGTATAAGACTCACATTTTTTTAGTTTTTACCAAAACACAATTCAGCAGTCAGAATTCAGAATGGATTCTGACCGAAAAAGCGGATAGCGCTCAATACAGTTCAGATAAGACCAAAACATTTGTAGAGACGCCGATTTATCGCATATCGAAAACCCAAAATTTCGTACCAGTAGCCTTTAACTGAACCGTATTGGGATAACGTTAGCGAGTCCGCTTACCCCTACGGGGAAGCCAGCTACACGTAGCGTCTCGTAGAGAGCATCATTTTGAATTTTTAATTGTTAATAATTCTGCCTTTCTCCAAGCTTGGGGAGTAGTCTTGTGATACTGGCGAAACTGGCGGAAAAAATGGCCTTCGTGCTGATAACCTACTGTTTCAGCAATCTGATTCACGCACAAATTACTTTCAAGTAATAAGGTACGTGCTGCTACCATCCGACGTTCCACAATCCAATGATTCACTGTTTGTCCCGTATGACGGCGTACTAAATCGGTTAAGTAAGCAGGACAGTAACCAACAGCAATAGCCACATCTTGCAAGCTAATTGGTTGATGATAATTTGCTTCAATGTACTCAAAGACTTGGCTCAGATGAGAGTCAGAAGGAAATATCGATTGCGAATTTACCGATTTTGGAGTTTCAGATAAAGGTGAAACTAGAGTTTGTGGGAAATGTGCAGCATAATACTCTTTCATTGCTGCTTGTTTTTGCAGTCGAGTTGCGATCGCTCCCAATAATTCCTCTACCGTCGAGGGTTTAGTAAGATAGTCATCAGCTCCCAAATCCATCCCTTGACGAAGTTCAGCCTTCGTAGCTTTAGCAGTCAGAAAAATAAAGGGGATCATAGCTGTAGTAGGATCTTGGCGCAGAGTGGATAGAACACCGTAACCATCAAGTTCTGGCATCATAATGTCACAAAGCACCAAATCTGGTAAGTTTTCTAGCGCCTTCTGCACACCGATAACACCATTTTTTGCACCGATGGCTTCAAAACCTTCTGCCTCTAAGCTATCTAGAAAGATATCTCTGGTTTCTGCCTCATCTTCAATCACCAAAACTTTTGTCATAATTGGCTCTGATGTTCACTGATGAATTATTAGTCAATCAAAATGATCCAAATTATGCAAAAAAAATACATTTTAATTAGACCGCGTGTAAAGTTTACAAACTTTAGCGATCGCTGCTAGCAAACCCTCGACTGTACAAGGCTTAGTAACATAGGCATTTGCTCCTAGATCCATACCATAGGATCGTTCCACATCAGTAGTCCTACCCGTCAAAAAAATTAACGGAATCTTGGCTGTCAAAAAGTTCTGACGCAGCGTAGTCAGAACACCGTAACCATCAAGTTCTGGCATTATAATGTCGCAAATCACTAAGTCAGGCAAGTACTCTTGTGCTTTATTGACACCAACACGACCATTTTCTGCACAAATGGTATCAAAACCTTCTGTTTGCAAACTTTCTACTAATATGTCTCGCGTTTGCGCCTCATCTTCAATTACTAAGATTTTTTTCATCATTTAGCAGTCCATCGGTCTTTTTACATTAGCGGATGCCAAACTCAATGACAATGCTTTTTCTTTAAACGAGACTAGCGCTTTTTTAGCTTCCTTAGCAGAAGTCTCGTACTGTAGTCATTACTCTTTTCAGTTTTTTACTCTCTCACAAATGATTTGGCATTGCTATAGTGGTTGTTTTAAGAGTAATGTAACTGTAAAAATAGTACCTTTCCCAACTTGACTCACCACGTCAATTTGACTATGATGCAAGTCTACAAGCTTTTTGACAATTGCCAGCCCTAATCCATTACCTGGTACGTCACCTACATTCCCACCTCGATAAAATGGCTTAAACAACTGTTGTTGATCTTCTAGCGAAATGCCAATTCCCTTATCCTTAATTTGAAAAATGACTTTTTCATCTTGATAAGACAATATCAAATCAACCTTACTACTTGTTGGAGAATATTTAACAGCATTTGAAAGTAAATTCATTAGAACTGGTTGTAGCAACTTTTTATCTACCCAAACTGGTTTACAATTACCTTTGCTAACGAAGTTAACTGCACTTAGGCTATTTGTTTGTAGGTTTATTTCTGCCAATATCTCACGGCAGAATAAGTTTAAATCAAGCGGTTTTAGCTCACACTGTAGCTTTCCGGCTTCCGCACTGCCAATCAGGAGAACTTCATCCATTAAGTGACTAATCTGTTCAGTTGCTGTTTGAAGACGCTGCAAATACTGGAGTTTTTTCTCATCACTCCAGTGGTGACTATGACGTTTCAATAAACTAGTGGAATACGAAATTACATTCAGGGGACTGCGGAATTCATGAGAAACCATAGAGACAAACTGCGCTCTACCTTCAGCAAGTTGTTTTTCTTGTTCTAGAATTCGGCGATTTTCTGATTCTGCTTGTTGACGTTCAGTGATGTCTCGAAAACTCCATACTATCCCAATAATTTCTTCACTGAGCCGTAGAGGCTTACTACATCGCTCGAAAAACCTGCCATCTTTCAATTCCAGAATATCATAGCTTTCAAAATCCTTTTGGCTATTGAGTTTTTGGATATCTCTGCACAATATTTCTGGATTGTTAATTTGGTTTATGTAAAAAGTTATATATTGCTGATAGTTACATGAACTAATAATAGAATTTGGAACCTGCCACATTTGAGCAAACTTTCCATTAGAGCTAATAATATCTCCGTCACATCCAATAGCAATAACACCGCAATCGATAGATTCTAGAGTTGCTTGAAGTAAGGAAAGGGAATTCTCTAGTTTTGCTTTTACCCACTTGCATTCAGCCCTTTCATGAGATAATATCTGATTAACGTATTTTATTTCGGTTAAAAGCTCCTGTACCCTGTACTCTAGTACCTGATTAGCTTTAGATAAGACGAATGAAACATGCTTGCGTTTACTGATATCTCGGATCAAGATACAACCATACTCTCTGCTTTCATATTCCATATAGCTAGCAGTGATTTCCACTGTTAAGCGCTGGTTTTCTTGAGTCTGATGTATAGATTCAAAGTATAAGGAACCCTGTTGTTTAATAGTTTTCCAGCAGTTGGGCCATACTTCTAGTGAAAAGTCTAGTATTACATCATGTATGGTCATAGAAAGTAATTCGTCGTAGGAATCACCTACAAAATTACAAGCTGCGTGATTGACATATATAATCCGTGCATCTGAACTGATCCAGAAAACTGGATCTGTTAAACGTTCCATTAAAAACTTGCTAAATTGCAACTCTTCTTCTAATTGCAATGTGTCGGCTTGAGAATTGTGTAGCTCAGAAAACTTGTTTGTGAAAATCATAAGTTTCAATGCTAATCATTTATAATTAACCGAATTTATTTGATGACACAAAAAACTTCTTGGCACTCTACCTACTCAATGTATTCCTTAATTCAGTTGATGTAATAGAGAGTATTTTCCAAAACTTAGAAATACTCAAAATATAGAATTTGGAGGTTTAAAAGTGCGAACAATTCATCATGAAAACATTAATTTTCGTTGACTATAGATTTAAGTTTTGAAAAAACTAACTTGTTTTTTGATAATCTTTAGCTGTTTTATGGTAATTAAGATAAAATCTGTTAAACCTATATATTTAGTAACAAGATACAACAAACTACCGCCAATTAATCATAGGCTTTGGGACACTCAAATTTAGTTGCTTCAAATCAGAAAATAATCATATCGCTCTGCCAAGTTCGTTCGACAGAACAATACTTTTTTCAATACACTAAAAATTTGTTTGACTTGGGCTTTCTAGAAAATTCAATTCTAACCATACAGCTATTCGATTGTTAACGCAATACTATTACAGTAATATTACACTTTGCAAACAATATCAGGACTTACGCAACTGTCACAAGCAATGGCGCGGCGTAGCCACGCCGCGCGCGAAGCAACTACACGATAAACATAGGAACAGCCGGACGTTTTAGTTGCTGAACTAAATAATTTGATAACAATCCATGCTTAATTTGGTAGATTGTTTGACCTAACTTTTCCCGTTAAGTCTCTCTTGCAAGCTGCCAACCCTCACACAGGTCGTGCAATTTTAACCAACCTCGCCACAGTACCTGGATACCAATAGGAGTTTTATGTCGATGTTCAAGATAACCACCTAAACGAGCGATCGCTTCCACAGCCCAATTAACTGTCAATAACTTAGGTGGTTTGGGGGATTTAGCTTTCAAAATCCGAAGTTGAAGAGGATTAAGAATCTCAATAGCGGGGGCTTGATGCTGAGTGCGGTGTAGATAAGTTAACTGCAAAAGCTCAACAGCAATCACACTCAAGAAACCAATTAAAGCTTTCATACCGTCAGCAGCAAGTCTGTATCGTTCCACTTGACATCCTGACTTGAGAATTTTGTGATATTCTTCCACATGCCAACGATAAGAATAGCAACGTAAAATCGTAGCAGCCATCTGGATATCTTGTAACTGATTCTATCCTTTGTGTTCCAGTTGACCCACCAGAAATCCTCCAATTAGATCCTTATCCCTTACTGTTTCATGCAAGGGACAATGCCTTGGAGACTTGCGACGACAATGAAGACAACCGCCGCAAGGGATGGCAACGCATTTCATTGTTTGCACTTTACTTCCGTCCAAGTGCGCTGGAACTTACTCCAATCGGACAGATGTTTCGTGATGCTCTCAAAGCACCACAGCGAACCCTAAAAACGTACTTTGGTTTATTTCCTTTCCGCTGGCGAGAAACTTGGAAGCAGGCATTCGATGCTCTACAAGGTCAGGGGCGGCCATTTGTCGCACCGATTCTGCAAATCCTTATTTTTCCACAAGCACCAAGACAAGTCCTCAACTGGGCTGATACAGTTGCAAGTTGGGATTTTCAGCAGATTATCCCCTGTCACTTTGACTCGCTAATTTTTACAAATCCGCGTCAATTTCGGCAAGCTTTTGCTTTTCTTGAAAAAAATCCCTCTGTAAGTAATGACTTTTCTTCTAGCAAAAGCCAGCCTCTATTGGAGGAAGACTTAAGATTTATTAAGCAACTGGAAGCGAGTCTAGTTAAGCGCGGTATCGCAACTCCAGCTAAAGAGAAGGTCTAATCAATACCCTAGCTGTAGAAACACACAGTTGTGCATTAGTACCAACTTATAAGTACTCAGACAAAAGACAAGTTTGGTCAGATGATGGCATATTCTTATTGGATAAAATTATACCTTTATTTCAAAATCTCTCCTAATCTGGCTTTTAGCCTATTTTAAGACAATCGATCTCAAAAGAATTGACTTTTCTGTTGGTATTCCTGATGGTGAGCCTTACACAGAACGCATACCTGGGGCAGTGGCTCCTTTGGGTTAACAATGGATCGCGGGTGTAGGTCTGTGGTGTGCGATTGGCTAGTGGTAGTTAACTGAAATCACACTTTCGACCAAGTTAATTTTGAGTCTAAACCAGAATCGGTAAGGTAATCACAAATTCTGTTCCAACGCCTGGGGTAGAATTCACATCCAAAGTTCCACCATGTTTTTCTACAACAATAGATTGAGCGATCGCTAATCCTAATCCTGTTCCTTTACCAACACCTTTGGTAGTAAACAAGTCGTCAAATACTTTTTGTTTAATTGATTCACTCATCCCTTGACCATTATCAGCAATCTTCACTTCAACCTGTTTGTTTTTCAATGAGGTGGTAATCATTATCTGATTAGGATTGGCTTTAATCTCCCTAAAACTCCGGTCTGTATTTGATTCATCCAAGGCATCAATAGCATTCGCTAGTATGTTCATAAATACCTGATTTAATTGCCCTGGAAAGCATTCTACTTCAGGTAATTTCCCGTAGTTTGTGATAACTTCAATCTTCGGACGTTGCTCATTTGCTTTCAGACGATGTTTGAGAATTAGAATGGTACTATCAATGCCTTGGTGGATATTGAAAGGTATTTTGTAGTCTTGATCGGCACGGGTGAAAGTGCGGAGACTGGTACTGATATCTTTGAGTCTGTCACAGGCTATCGTTATTGAATCAATCATTTCTGGTAAATCTGATAAGCTATATTCCAAGTCAATTTCTTCGGCATGGATGAGAATTTCATCTCCCGGAGCGGGAAACTTTTTCTGATAAAGCTTTAAGTGGTCAACAATATCAGCAAAGCTAGGTTTAGCTTGTTTTACACTGGCAGCAATAAAGCCCAAAGGATTATTCATTTCGTGAGCTACTCCAGCAACCAATTGACCAATAGAGGACATTTTTTCGCTTTGGAGCAAATGAGCTTGGGTGCTTTGAAGTTCTTTAAGAGTGCGCTCTAAATCTTCCGCTTTTTGCACCAAAGTTTCTTCCGCAGCTTTGAGTTGGCTGATATCCCTTGCGATCGTCGAGAAATATTCAACTTCCCCCTCAGGTGATTTGTGAGCAATAATCAGTTGGGATATGGGAATTTCTCGTCCATCAGCTTTTAAAACAGCAGTTTCCCCAACCCAATCACCGACTCTAACTGATTCTGGTAATCCTTGATTCTGGATAATCTCATTTGCCCATTTCGGATGATTTTGGGACAAATTTCTCTTATGAAGCGATTCTTCTTCCCCTAGCTCCAACATTCTACGAGCTGCTTTATTAAAGTAAAGAACCTGCCCAGTTAAGTCAGCAGTGCTGATAAAGTCTGGTGCTGCTTCTAGAATTGCTAACAACTTCGCCTGTTCTTTCTGAGCTTGTTTATGCTCACTAATATCACGAGATACGCCAACAGTCATTATCACTTGACCTAGTTCGTTACGGATCGCAGATTTGATTGTATGGAATAAGCGTACTTCGCCATCGTACCGATTTACTGGCTCTTGGGGAATTTCTAGTGTCTGTCCACTTTCAAATACGTAAGCATCATCTTTGATATATTGCAGGGTATGATCTGGTTCGCTGAAAGGTGCATCAATCATATTTTGAAGCTGTGACTCACTCATCCCGTAATAATCACGAAACGCCTTATTTGCCCAAATAATTCGAGATTTAGCACCTTTAACCAGTACCATATCTGTAATTGCATCAAGAATTTGCTGATAGGTCTTTTCGTTTTCGTGCAGAGTGCTTTCAAAAGACTTTACTTTTGTAATATCCTGTACTGTTGAGACAATACTAATTACCTTGCCATCCACATTAGTTATCGGAGTGTGACACCAATCACAAATAATCACTATTCCATGTTTTGTCAGGTTCTTACTGAGATTATTACCTTCCACTTTCTCTTTAATTAATAACTCCATTATTTTGATGGCTTGTACTCTCTCAATTTCTGGCACAATTATTTCTGATAGCTGACAACCAAGTACTTCGCTTTTGCTGTATCCAAATAGTTGTTCAGCAGCCAGATTCCATTCTATTACTTGAAACGCTGTATCCCACTCAATTAAAGGCAAAGGATTTCGTTCTATAAGTAATAAAAGTTTATCTTGCAACTGTTTCAAATCTGGCTCTGCTAATTGATTTTCAATCTCCTGACCATTTCTACTGACTTCATCAACTTTTAGCACTTGGTTGACAGAAAAATTGTTACCGGATTGAATGCCCTGCTGTTGAAAGTTCATCCTGTCTAACTGACTAATAGATTTGCTTGCTACTTAAATCTAGGATTCCCTATTCTTTAGATAATGTAACATTCCTGTTTCTAATAATATTCATCTGTTGGAAATCGTAGTAAAAAGAGAACAATTATAAAATCCCTAATAATCTGATACTACAATTCTCCAAGTCAATTGACTCAAATAGGTTTTGTCTTCCTGTAACTTTATCCTTTAAGGTATATGTATTGAGGCTGTGGCGAGATATACAAGACACTTTTGCGATGAGCGTAACCTCGCAACCGGGTCAGATCCAGGTGATCCCCCAAAATTAAGTTTACGCAGCTGATGAACGGCTGGTTTCGGCGCAATATGATGGCTGTACTCGTACTT
It encodes the following:
- a CDS encoding PDC sensor domain-containing protein, which translates into the protein MKHFHRFFYPPAWPIAAKISAALVAAALIPMSFISYYNLRQSLDSVEAGEYRKLELLATSVASRLDQLIIDIQRIVVQVSSDRNVVNFLAATSSGERAGLRNDMQQALENVFRSNPDFDAIFIMDKQGRAVAATDPTFLGQNYAFREYFRSSIQGNSYISSILVGKTTKRPGMFLSHPVRSPSGEIVGVLVLKIRGADIWAMVNTLQVGSQSNAFLIDQQGVIISHTDQSLLYHGLIPLPPDILKQIAADRRYGLAQIQSLNIAELKVMVKAKQIGHATYRFPPQEMPRIVGFAPLAEQPWVLGISQPKEQFAAPLNRLIWLHGSSVVVVGGITAIMALLLARRISRPIHALTEAAQALEHDDFDSHVLELHQNLAKSTHSQDDIGQLVRVFLKMAEQVRMRDQKLKMQVQELRIEIDETKRANHVAEITENEHFQQLQMKIQKLREQTVTREQCDFVRSGQKQAMPAAGVAIAKNYI
- a CDS encoding response regulator transcription factor, with the protein product MTKVLVIEDEAETRDIFLDSLEAEGFEAIGAKNGVIGVQKALENLPDLVLCDIMMPELDGYGVLSTLRQDPTTAMIPFIFLTAKATKAELRQGMDLGADDYLTKPSTVEELLGAIATRLQKQAAMKEYYAAHFPQTLVSPLSETPKSVNSQSIFPSDSHLSQVFEYIEANYHQPISLQDVAIAVGYCPAYLTDLVRRHTGQTVNHWIVERRMVAARTLLLESNLCVNQIAETVGYQHEGHFFRQFRQYHKTTPQAWRKAELLTIKNSK
- a CDS encoding response regulator transcription factor, which codes for MMKKILVIEDEAQTRDILVESLQTEGFDTICAENGRVGVNKAQEYLPDLVICDIIMPELDGYGVLTTLRQNFLTAKIPLIFLTGRTTDVERSYGMDLGANAYVTKPCTVEGLLAAIAKVCKLYTRSN
- a CDS encoding ISLre2 family transposase produces the protein MKKNISANLNFADSLSDFQKDVTNLLDLKNIEEWSGKIVKEREEKIRQAALVLAGQCIAILLHKLSQSESAHQTAINQTKGWWHTDTQRHGYTKREILTVGNVVVNLKLPYVVQKREKKAKNKSTNVGFCPLLKWLGMSEGLTPLVWSDITKYGAIASSFEAAHTILGDWGINISLKRIERLTYKFGQISIDLRQTKISNLQQGKLPGGNILKDQRVVIAVDGGRSRIRINKKGRKNLKTNKHGFTGEWVEPKLLTIYVVDEQGKKVKNGEINIVNDGTYEDYKGFLPILEMHLISLGISQAKQVLLVADGAEWIWKHIPPLLKKLKSPDATYQLFDFYHVTERLQKFADVAFSDDKERNNWFKKARRTLKKSNAMTIIRQMDEFISEATGERCKTMVTQRNYLLRAYRERRLNYAKILDQKLPIGSGAIESLIRQVVNLRIKGNSKFWLKENAEIILHLRCQWMAGSWDNFCGSIFNSFIKPQAA
- a CDS encoding sensor histidine kinase, with the translated sequence MIFTNKFSELHNSQADTLQLEEELQFSKFLMERLTDPVFWISSDARIIYVNHAACNFVGDSYDELLSMTIHDVILDFSLEVWPNCWKTIKQQGSLYFESIHQTQENQRLTVEITASYMEYESREYGCILIRDISKRKHVSFVLSKANQVLEYRVQELLTEIKYVNQILSHERAECKWVKAKLENSLSLLQATLESIDCGVIAIGCDGDIISSNGKFAQMWQVPNSIISSCNYQQYITFYINQINNPEILCRDIQKLNSQKDFESYDILELKDGRFFERCSKPLRLSEEIIGIVWSFRDITERQQAESENRRILEQEKQLAEGRAQFVSMVSHEFRSPLNVISYSTSLLKRHSHHWSDEKKLQYLQRLQTATEQISHLMDEVLLIGSAEAGKLQCELKPLDLNLFCREILAEINLQTNSLSAVNFVSKGNCKPVWVDKKLLQPVLMNLLSNAVKYSPTSSKVDLILSYQDEKVIFQIKDKGIGISLEDQQQLFKPFYRGGNVGDVPGNGLGLAIVKKLVDLHHSQIDVVSQVGKGTIFTVTLLLKQPL